The segment GCTTGGCGGCCTGCTCGGCGATTACGGACTGCGTCTGCCGTTTATCGCCGCCGCCGCACTCACCAGCGGCAACCTGCTGCTCGCGTTCTTCGTCCTGCCCGAATCGCGCGCACCGCGCCGCGAGCCCATCGATCTCGTGTCGCTCAACCCGTTGCGCCCGCTGCGCTGGGCCCTCTGCGCGAAACCCCTGCTGCCCGTCACCGCCCTGTTTTTCATCCTGAGCGCCGCCGGCGAAGCCTACGGCACCTGCTGGGCACTGTGGGGTCATGACACGTTCCGCTGGGATGGGCTGCACATCGGCCTGTCGCTGGGTCTCTTCGGTGCGTGCCAGGCCCTGGCCCAGGTCTTCCTGCCAGGGCCCGCGATCAAATGGCTGGGGGAGCGCGGCACCGTGCTGACCGGACTTGCCGGCGCCATTGTCACCCTGACCGTGATGGCGTTCGCCCGGGAGGGCTGGATGGTGTTCGCGGTCATGCCGGCGCTTGCGCTGGCGGGCATCGGAAGCCCGGCCCTGCAAGCGCTGGCGACACGCCTCGTCGACGAACACCGGCAGGGTCAGCTTCAGGGCGTACTGGCATCGGCGGTCAGCCTCGCCTCCATCGTGGCTCCTTTTGTCTTCTCGACTGTCTATTTCACGGTTGGCGGGCAATGGCCGGGCGGTGTCTGGCTGTTCGCGGTGGCGATACAGGCACTCGCGGTGCCACTGGTGCTCGGCCTGCGGTCTCCCCCCCATGACGTCATGCCGCCGGTCGAATGACGGAAAACTTTGTCGTTGTCGTCAAATAGCGCCGTCGCCAGACGGCCCTTCCGGGTGCTCTTTTACTTGCCAACAGGAAAGAGCAGCGCCTCATAGTCGATATCGTTTCTCCCGTTCTTACTGTTTCTCACTGAGAAGTAAATTATTCCATCACCATTATCAATTCGCTTTCCAATTGCAAGTTTCATTGCCAACAACGGTTCTGCCGCACTGGGTTTATGTTGCCATTGCGTTCCTGTCCAACGACCTGTCGCACTATCCTTATCTTGGTTATTGATACGATTCACTTCCGTCAACCTCGCGAGTGGTGTTGTTGCTGAAGTTGCGTCCGGAGCGATAATGAATCCGTTGATCCTGACTGTGGAAGGTTGGGTAACCAGTCGCAGCGCGCCGTTCGGTAGTCGCTCGGTCGACAGGCGAATGCTTGCGACTTGCACCAACTGGGGCTTCTTCGCCACAGACTGCAAGTATGCGTACTCTTTTTCTGTGACCCGAAAATTCGGATGATAGGGAAGAGGCTGATCTGGTTTGGCATGAGCCAGATACGTGTTAGCCCATTCAGGCTGATCCGCAATAGCCGCTTGGAAGCGCAGGGCGATTCTCTGAGCCTCGATCGGCAAGCCGATTTTCATCACTCTGGCTTGCACCGGGGTCGACCCCGGCAGCAATGAGAGAGGAAAACTCGCAGCGGTGGCAGCGCAAACATGAGGAGCAGCAACCAGCACGCTGAGAACGACAACCGGCATAATATGACGCATACAAACTTTCATAAAGTGGTCTGACAAGACGAATACCGTTTCTTTTGAAGAAATCCCAAGTGAATAATATTACAATGTTTTAAACATTAATTTCAAATTAGACCAGCGACCTCCCCTGAACCGGCGCTACGGGTACGCGGTGTGGTAGTATTTTCCTACCCCCCATAGCCGGAGTCCGGAACATGCACACCGCGCCCCCCCTGACCCATTCCCCCGCGCCGATCAATACGGTGATTTTCGATCTGGGCGGAGTACTGATCGACTGGAATCCGCGCTATCTCTACCGGCAGATTTTCGCGGATCCCGGCGAGATGGAATCGTTTCTGTCCTCCGTCTGCAATCAGGCCTGGAACGAGCAGCAGGATGCCGGGCGTCCATGGGCCGAGGCCGTACGCGAACTGACCGCGCGCCATCCGGACCACGCCACCGCGATCGCCGCCTATCACGAACGCTGGCCCGAGACGCTTGGCGGCGAAATCGCCGATACGGTCGATATCCTGAGCCGGCTGAAAACAGCCGGACTGCGGCTCTATGCGCTGACCAACTGGTCCGCCGAAACGTTCCCTGTCGCGCTGGAGCGCTTCGCCTTCCTGTCCTGGTTCGCGGGGATCGTCGTCTCCGGCGAGGAACGGCTGATCAAACCCGACCCGCGCCTCTTCGAAGTCATGTTGTCAAGGTACGATATCGACCGCTCCCGTGCGCTGTTCATCGACGATTCCGCGCGCAATGTCGCGGCGGCCGGCAACCTCGGGTTGCGCAGCCTGCACTTCACGGATCCTGACACGCTGCGCCGCGATCTCGAATCGGCCGGCATCGCGCTGTAAGGCGCGGGCTGTACAAAAAAGACAGGTCACCCCGGCAAAACCGGCGAGGATCTTCAGGCTGGACTAAAACCAAAACACGTCCTGTCACGGGGGAGTCCGACATGAAGGCCCACGCCGATTCACCACGCATTCTCGCCGACTCCACCGCGGATACCCCACTCCGCTCACAGGGAGGCATATCCGTCACCCCTCACCATATCGTCGATGGCAGCCGCCGCGTGCTTGCGGCCAAGACCGTCCAAATGGCGGCGGACCGAAGTGCCCAGGCCGCCCGCGCAGCCCGCTATCAAGCGATGGCGGACACGCGCCTGGCGGCCAGATCCCTGTCCGCGCCGGCCCCATCCGGCGCGCAAGGGCTGCCGGACCGGTTGAAATCGGGCATCGAACACCTGGCCGGCCTGCCCATGGACGATGTGAGGGTTCACCGCAATTCCGCCTTGCCAGCCCAGCTGCACGCCCACGCCTTCACGCAAGGCACCGACATCCACCTGGGCGCCGGCCAGGACCGCCATCTGGCGCACGAGGCCTGGCATGTGGTGCAGCAAAAACAGGGACGGGTGAAACCGACGATTCAGTTACACGGCGGCGTCGCCATCAATGACGAAAAAGAACTGGAAAACGAAGCCGACCGGATGGGCGAGCGGGCGCAGCGCGGGGTGCCTGCCCCCATGCCAGCCGCCCCGGGTGGCGCTCCGGCCGTTCATGCCGTCGGCGCCGTCGTGCAACACAAACGGCTTGCCGGACAACCGGCGGAAAACATCATCCAGTGCGCCACCAAAACGTCGCTGTACGGCACCTTCGAAACCGAGGCCTATGCGATCAAGGATGGCGCAGAAGGGGATGAGGTCGACTTCAACCTGACCTTTCTGCCCAAGGACTCGGCCGACGCGACCAAGGTGGCCCTGGTGCAGGTCGTCAAAAGCGTTTACAAGGGGGATATCGAAGCGTCGACGCCGAACAACATCGCCAAACAGACGGAACAGGGTCACGAGATCGACCAGCACCCGACCAACCGCAACCCTCTTTACGCCACCGAGGACGAACCGGCCGACAACGCCGACACGCTGGCGGCCTACGCGACCAACCATCCCTCTATCGGACAGCACGCGATCAAGCGCACTGGCACCTGGGTGCAAAAAGCCCGGCTGATCGATGAGCCCACCATCGCCGACGAGGCCGACTCGAGCATGGAATTCGAAACCTCGGCCCTGGCGATCGAAGGCAATGATGCCGGCACCTACTACGGCTCGGTGTCCTGGGGCTGGAAAAACATCACCGGAAACCATGCCGAACTCCTGCCATTCAACCTGGCCTCGCAAGGCGTGCCGACCGCGAATTTTCTGGCGGCGGCGAAGAAATGGAACAGCGCCAAAGCCAGCACAGGGTTCTACTACACCAAAGCGGACAACACACGCGTGGTCAATGGCAAGGACAAGCTGCTGTTCCTGCTGCCCAAGGACACCAAAGTCAAATACATAGACGACACCGAGGACGGCTGCATCGAAATGCGCGTGGTGGGTGGCGGGCACGATGGGAAAAAAGGCTACATCAAGGTCGGCGACCTGAAAGACCGGGGGGACGGCAAGGACACGGTCAAGCTTCCTGTCATGGACAAGGCGCCCGAAGAGGTGAAATGGTTCGTCGCGCAATTCGCGCGCGCCAAGGAATACGTCGTCGCGGCCTTCATCCGTTTGCCCGATCCGCGCATCGACTACATGAATTTCGTCAGCGAGGCATCGATGCGCAAGCACGGCTGGAACTCGACCGGGGAAATGTACCGGGATTTGCAGCGGTACAAGAAGGCATTCGAAAAATACGAGCCGCTCGAACAGCTGTACGGCTGGAGCCGTCTTGCCACGGTCGGCATGGCGATGAACGGAGGGCGAGCCGCCGGGCCCTCCGAACCACCCGACTACTTTATCTGAAACAGACGCCGACGACTGGCGCGCCCCCGCTACTCGACGACGGGAATCCCTGTTTCGCCAAGACTCGCGTCCTCCAGACCGCCCAGTTGATATTCCAGCGGACAGTCGAACGGCTCCTCCTCGCGCAGCGGCGAATACACCCAGGACGCCGAGCGGCACCCTCTGCCCAGATAGAACCCCACCGATTCGATCGCCGAATGGGACGAAATATACAATTTCTCGGCTTTCATGCGCCGCCCCCTCGCGACGCACTCGGCAAACAGCCGCTTGCCGAAACCGCGTCCACGGTATCGGCTGTCGACATGGAATTCCTTCAGGAGCGCATACTCGTTCTCGTCGCCGATACACTCTGCCTCGAGCAGGGCGAACCCCGCCAGTTTGCCGTGCAGGAAAAGCCCCAGCGCATAACCTCCCCGGCTAACCGCCTCCCGCATGCCGGCCGATATCATTCGTCTCTCTTCCGGCGCCCAATCGTCGATGAACGGCGCCGGCTCGATCCTCATATTGCCTTTCTCTCCCCGGTAAACCAGTCCCACCGCCTGATGGCGGACAAATTGATCCAGAAAATCCCCGCCGATTTCACCGGCCTGCAACTCCCTGACCTCGATCGGCTCTGATCTTACTCTTGCTTGCATCGGATATCCCGTCTGTCCAGTTTTTCGTTTACGTATGACCCGGCAGCCGGGCGGATCGTTCGGCCATGCGGGCATTTTCCCCTCCGCTCCGACAGCACAATCATCCAAAACGCGCCGCGCGCGCATTGCCGGCGACAGGCGGCCAAGTTATAACTGATGTCCCGGCTCGCGCCGGTCCCGATTTTTTCAAATGTGTGTCCGGAGCCCCTCATGTACCGTATCGAAATTTCCCTGCCTTCCGTCGAAACCTATCGTCATCTTCGCACCCGCTCCGGATTGAGCGACAAGACCGCCGAAGCGGCCGAAAAGGGGCTGGCCAACTCGCTCTTCGCCGTTCAGGTCCTGTTCAACGACACGCCCGTCGGCATGGGCCGGGTGATCGGGGACGGAGGCTGCTTCTTCCAGGTGGTCGATATCGCCGTCCTTGAAGAACACCGCGGCCAGGGACTCGGCAAAGCCATCATGAGCGCCATTCGCGCCTACATCGACGAACAGGTTCCCGAATCCGGTTACGTATCGCTGATCGCCGACGGCCGGGCACAGGATCTTTACGCCCAGTTCGGTTTCACCCCCACCGCGCCGGCCTCGGTCGGCATGGCCTACCGCCGGACTCCCACCCGTAACGCCTGATCCGCCCCTCCCGCGGCGTCCGCTCACGAACGCCGCGCCCCCTTTCCCGTCGCGCCCGCCCTATCCGCCAGTCTCAGTTTTCAGGATGACGAATTCATCTTTTTGCTGATGGAATCAAGGGTTCCGTCCCCGGCAAAATTCCGCATACCGCGCTTTATTACCTGAAGAACCACGCACCGATGATCGATCGCGCGCTAAGCCATCTGGCCTCACAACTTAACCAGCATTTTCGCCAGCGCTTCACCCCGGCGGAGGATCCTGTTGTCGTGTCCAACCTGCTGGATCCGGGCGGGAGCCCGGAAATGATCACCGGCAACAAGCTCGTGCTGTTCGTCAGCGGTATCGAACGCGAAACCGCCGCCCATCGCGCGCAGCCGGCCGGCATGGAAACAGCGGCCAGAATGCGGGGGCCCGAGCCCATGTTTCTCAACCTGCTGGTGATGTGCGCGGCCACGTTCAGCGGCAGGGGGTACACCGAAGCGTTGCGCTATCTGTCCGATGCCATTGCATTTTTCCAGAGCCGGCCAGTGTTCGATCACCACAATTCGCCCGATCTCGATCCGCGCCTGGAGCGCCTGGTCCTGAATATCGAGAACCTTTCCGGCAGCGACATGCACAGCCTGTGGAGCTTGCACGGAGGTCGCTACCTGCCCTCCGTACTGTACCGGGTGCGGTTGATCTGCCTGGATGAAAGCCCGCTCACCCGCCGCGAAAGCCTGGTGCAGACACCG is part of the Paludibacterium paludis genome and harbors:
- a CDS encoding TCR/Tet family MFS transporter, producing MTPPLIIIFIAIALDAIGIGLIFPILPRLLAEVAHTGNIAPYLGIMTSLYALMQFLFAPVLGALSDRLGRRPVLLASLAGAAVNYWVMAFAPQLWMLLVGRAIAGLSSANLSVATAYITDITPADRRAQRFGLFNAMFGIGFIIGPVLGGLLGDYGLRLPFIAAAALTSGNLLLAFFVLPESRAPRREPIDLVSLNPLRPLRWALCAKPLLPVTALFFILSAAGEAYGTCWALWGHDTFRWDGLHIGLSLGLFGACQALAQVFLPGPAIKWLGERGTVLTGLAGAIVTLTVMAFAREGWMVFAVMPALALAGIGSPALQALATRLVDEHRQGQLQGVLASAVSLASIVAPFVFSTVYFTVGGQWPGGVWLFAVAIQALAVPLVLGLRSPPHDVMPPVE
- a CDS encoding HAD family hydrolase, which gives rise to MHTAPPLTHSPAPINTVIFDLGGVLIDWNPRYLYRQIFADPGEMESFLSSVCNQAWNEQQDAGRPWAEAVRELTARHPDHATAIAAYHERWPETLGGEIADTVDILSRLKTAGLRLYALTNWSAETFPVALERFAFLSWFAGIVVSGEERLIKPDPRLFEVMLSRYDIDRSRALFIDDSARNVAAAGNLGLRSLHFTDPDTLRRDLESAGIAL
- a CDS encoding DUF4157 domain-containing protein → MKAHADSPRILADSTADTPLRSQGGISVTPHHIVDGSRRVLAAKTVQMAADRSAQAARAARYQAMADTRLAARSLSAPAPSGAQGLPDRLKSGIEHLAGLPMDDVRVHRNSALPAQLHAHAFTQGTDIHLGAGQDRHLAHEAWHVVQQKQGRVKPTIQLHGGVAINDEKELENEADRMGERAQRGVPAPMPAAPGGAPAVHAVGAVVQHKRLAGQPAENIIQCATKTSLYGTFETEAYAIKDGAEGDEVDFNLTFLPKDSADATKVALVQVVKSVYKGDIEASTPNNIAKQTEQGHEIDQHPTNRNPLYATEDEPADNADTLAAYATNHPSIGQHAIKRTGTWVQKARLIDEPTIADEADSSMEFETSALAIEGNDAGTYYGSVSWGWKNITGNHAELLPFNLASQGVPTANFLAAAKKWNSAKASTGFYYTKADNTRVVNGKDKLLFLLPKDTKVKYIDDTEDGCIEMRVVGGGHDGKKGYIKVGDLKDRGDGKDTVKLPVMDKAPEEVKWFVAQFARAKEYVVAAFIRLPDPRIDYMNFVSEASMRKHGWNSTGEMYRDLQRYKKAFEKYEPLEQLYGWSRLATVGMAMNGGRAAGPSEPPDYFI
- a CDS encoding GNAT family N-acetyltransferase yields the protein MQARVRSEPIEVRELQAGEIGGDFLDQFVRHQAVGLVYRGEKGNMRIEPAPFIDDWAPEERRMISAGMREAVSRGGYALGLFLHGKLAGFALLEAECIGDENEYALLKEFHVDSRYRGRGFGKRLFAECVARGRRMKAEKLYISSHSAIESVGFYLGRGCRSASWVYSPLREEEPFDCPLEYQLGGLEDASLGETGIPVVE
- a CDS encoding GNAT family N-acetyltransferase, with amino-acid sequence MYRIEISLPSVETYRHLRTRSGLSDKTAEAAEKGLANSLFAVQVLFNDTPVGMGRVIGDGGCFFQVVDIAVLEEHRGQGLGKAIMSAIRAYIDEQVPESGYVSLIADGRAQDLYAQFGFTPTAPASVGMAYRRTPTRNA
- a CDS encoding DUF4255 domain-containing protein; this encodes MIDRALSHLASQLNQHFRQRFTPAEDPVVVSNLLDPGGSPEMITGNKLVLFVSGIERETAAHRAQPAGMETAARMRGPEPMFLNLLVMCAATFSGRGYTEALRYLSDAIAFFQSRPVFDHHNSPDLDPRLERLVLNIENLSGSDMHSLWSLHGGRYLPSVLYRVRLICLDESPLTRRESLVQTPDIEVGRS